A region of Streptomyces paludis DNA encodes the following proteins:
- a CDS encoding PH domain-containing protein, whose protein sequence is MSASDAAPAPQPAPPALPALPVTFRPTRTRAVLLSVGAVMFAVISAIGLLLEQLGTGERLTFILTALLFFAVLALLSRPKVMADETGVTVVNITRTRRLEWAEILRVNLRPGDAWVFLDLNDGSSLPVLGIQPGVARNHALRDARALRALTESRTAVDGGPRP, encoded by the coding sequence ATGTCCGCGTCCGACGCCGCTCCCGCGCCCCAGCCGGCTCCGCCCGCCCTGCCGGCCCTGCCGGTCACCTTCCGGCCGACCCGGACCCGGGCCGTCCTGCTGAGCGTCGGGGCGGTCATGTTCGCCGTCATCTCGGCCATCGGCCTGCTGCTCGAACAGCTGGGCACGGGGGAGCGGCTGACGTTCATCCTCACGGCGCTGCTCTTCTTCGCCGTGCTGGCCCTCCTCAGCCGTCCCAAGGTCATGGCCGACGAGACCGGGGTGACTGTCGTGAACATCACGCGCACCCGGCGGCTGGAGTGGGCCGAGATCCTGCGCGTCAATCTGCGCCCCGGCGACGCCTGGGTCTTTCTCGACCTCAACGACGGCAGCAGCCTGCCCGTGCTGGGCATCCAGCCCGGTGTGGCCCGGAACCACGCCCTCCGCGACGCCCGCGCGCTGCGCGCCCTGACGGAGTCCCGTACCGCCGTCGACGGCGGACCGCGCCCCTGA
- the hisG gene encoding ATP phosphoribosyltransferase: MLRIAIPNKGSLSGPASAMLHEAGYQQRKESKELVLVDPDNQVEFFYLRPRDIAIYVSSGRLDIGITGRDLLLDSQAKAEEILPLGFARSTFRYATRPGTAAGVEEFGGMTVATSYEGIVAKHLADHGVDASVVHLDGAVETAIELGVAQIIADVVETGTSLRNAGLEVIGEPIMTSEAIVIRRTGADPEEPKVRQFLRRLQGVLVARTYVMMDYDCRAEHLERAVALTPGLESPTISPLHNEGWVAVRAMVPAKEAQRIMDDLYELGARAILTTAIHACRL, encoded by the coding sequence ATGCTGCGCATCGCCATCCCCAACAAGGGTTCACTCTCCGGGCCTGCGTCGGCGATGCTCCATGAGGCCGGCTACCAGCAGCGCAAGGAGAGCAAGGAACTCGTCCTCGTCGACCCCGACAACCAGGTCGAGTTCTTCTACCTCCGCCCCCGGGACATCGCGATCTACGTCAGCTCCGGCCGGCTCGACATCGGTATCACCGGCCGCGATCTGCTGCTCGACTCGCAGGCCAAGGCGGAGGAGATCCTCCCGCTCGGCTTCGCGCGGTCCACCTTCCGGTACGCCACCAGGCCCGGCACCGCCGCGGGCGTCGAGGAGTTCGGCGGCATGACCGTCGCCACCTCGTACGAGGGCATCGTCGCCAAGCACCTCGCGGACCACGGCGTCGACGCCTCCGTCGTCCACCTGGACGGCGCCGTCGAGACCGCCATCGAGCTGGGCGTCGCCCAGATCATCGCCGATGTGGTCGAGACCGGCACCTCACTGCGGAACGCGGGCCTCGAAGTGATCGGCGAGCCGATCATGACCTCCGAGGCGATCGTCATCCGGCGCACCGGCGCCGACCCCGAAGAGCCCAAGGTGCGCCAGTTCCTCCGCCGGCTCCAGGGCGTCCTCGTCGCCCGTACGTACGTGATGATGGACTACGACTGCCGCGCCGAGCACCTGGAGCGCGCCGTCGCCCTCACCCCCGGCCTGGAGTCCCCGACCATCTCCCCGCTGCACAACGAGGGCTGGGTCGCCGTCCGCGCGATGGTCCCCGCCAAGGAGGCGCAGCGGATCATGGACGACCTGTACGAGCTGGGCGCCCGCGCCATCCTCACCACGGCCATCCACGCCTGCCGCCTCTGA
- a CDS encoding phosphoribosyl-ATP diphosphatase: MPKKTFEELFTELQHKAAHGDPATSRTAELVGKGVHAIGKKVVEEAAEVWMAAEHEGKEATAEEISQLLYHVQVMMVARGISLDDVYAHL; the protein is encoded by the coding sequence ATGCCGAAGAAGACGTTCGAGGAGCTGTTCACCGAGCTCCAGCACAAGGCCGCCCACGGCGATCCCGCCACCTCCCGCACCGCCGAACTGGTCGGCAAAGGGGTCCATGCCATCGGCAAGAAGGTCGTCGAAGAGGCCGCCGAGGTCTGGATGGCCGCCGAGCACGAGGGCAAGGAAGCCACCGCCGAGGAGATCTCGCAGCTCCTCTACCACGTCCAGGTGATGATGGTCGCGCGCGGAATCTCCCTTGACGACGTGTACGCCCATCTCTGA
- the ribH gene encoding 6,7-dimethyl-8-ribityllumazine synthase — translation MSGNGAPVLSVENCGDLRVAVIAAQWHEKIMDGLVNGALRALHDLGIDEPTLLRVPGSFELPVVAKVLADRGYDAVVALGVVIRGGTPHFEYVCQGVTQGLTQVSVDTGVPVGFGVLTCDTEEQALDRAGLEGSHEDKGHEAVTAAVATATTLRTVAEPWRRQAPAGRVK, via the coding sequence GTGAGCGGCAACGGCGCACCCGTACTGAGCGTGGAGAACTGCGGAGACCTCCGGGTCGCCGTGATCGCCGCGCAGTGGCACGAGAAGATCATGGACGGCCTGGTGAACGGCGCCCTGCGCGCCCTGCACGACCTCGGCATCGACGAACCGACCCTGCTGCGCGTCCCCGGCAGCTTCGAGCTGCCGGTCGTCGCCAAGGTCCTCGCGGACCGGGGGTACGACGCGGTCGTGGCCCTCGGTGTCGTCATCCGCGGCGGCACCCCGCACTTCGAGTATGTGTGCCAGGGCGTCACCCAGGGCCTCACCCAGGTCTCCGTCGACACCGGAGTCCCGGTCGGCTTCGGCGTGCTGACCTGCGACACCGAGGAGCAGGCCCTTGACCGGGCGGGCCTCGAAGGCTCGCACGAGGACAAGGGACACGAGGCCGTCACCGCCGCCGTCGCCACCGCCACCACCCTGCGCACCGTCGCGGAGCCCTGGCGCAGGCAGGCCCCGGCGGGCCGCGTAAAGTAG
- a CDS encoding bifunctional 3,4-dihydroxy-2-butanone-4-phosphate synthase/GTP cyclohydrolase II — MTTSPRPVRWYSTDNAEDLSLDPVEHAVRDIAAGRPVVVVDDEDRENEGDLVIAAEKATPEIIAFMMSECRGLICAPMEGPELDRLELPQMVGNNTESMRTAFTVSVDASAEHGVTTGISAADRATTLRLLAAGDAGPGDFVRPGHVFPLRAKPGGVLARNGHTEAAVDLARLAGLRPAGAIVEIAGEDGVMLRLPELIPFARKHGLTIISIEDLIAYRSGSEPSVRREAEVRLPTAHGEFTAYGYRSTVDGVEHVALVHGEIGDGEDLLVRVHSECLTGDIFSSQRCDCGPQLQASMDRVHAEGRGIVVYLRGHEGRGIGLLSKLRAYELQERGRDTLDANLELGLPADARDYAAGARILDDLGVRSLRLMTNNPEKTDALVRHGLRVLGREPMPVQAGEHNLRYLRTKRDRMGHDLPWLDPAAATTCGNQ; from the coding sequence ATGACCACCAGCCCCCGTCCCGTCCGGTGGTACTCCACCGACAACGCCGAGGATCTCTCCCTCGACCCGGTCGAGCACGCCGTGCGCGACATCGCCGCCGGCCGCCCCGTCGTCGTCGTGGACGACGAGGACCGCGAGAACGAGGGCGACCTCGTCATCGCCGCCGAGAAGGCCACCCCCGAGATCATCGCGTTCATGATGAGCGAGTGCCGCGGACTGATCTGCGCGCCCATGGAGGGCCCGGAGCTGGACCGGCTCGAACTCCCGCAGATGGTCGGCAACAACACCGAGTCGATGCGTACGGCGTTCACCGTCTCCGTCGACGCCTCCGCCGAGCATGGCGTCACCACCGGTATTTCCGCCGCCGACCGCGCCACCACGCTCCGGCTGCTCGCCGCGGGCGACGCCGGGCCCGGCGACTTCGTCCGGCCGGGCCATGTCTTCCCGCTGCGCGCCAAGCCCGGCGGTGTCCTCGCCCGTAACGGCCACACCGAGGCGGCCGTCGATCTGGCCCGTCTCGCCGGACTGCGGCCGGCCGGCGCGATCGTGGAGATCGCCGGCGAGGACGGGGTGATGCTGCGGCTGCCCGAACTGATCCCGTTCGCCCGCAAGCACGGCCTGACGATCATCTCCATCGAAGATCTGATCGCCTACCGCAGCGGCTCCGAGCCGTCCGTACGGCGCGAGGCCGAGGTCCGCCTCCCCACCGCGCACGGCGAGTTCACCGCGTACGGCTACCGCTCCACCGTCGACGGCGTCGAGCATGTCGCCCTCGTCCACGGCGAGATCGGCGACGGCGAGGATCTGCTGGTACGGGTCCACTCCGAGTGCCTCACCGGCGATATCTTCTCCTCGCAGCGCTGCGACTGCGGCCCCCAGCTCCAGGCGTCCATGGACCGGGTGCACGCCGAGGGCCGGGGGATCGTCGTCTATCTCCGCGGCCACGAGGGCCGGGGCATCGGCCTGCTCTCCAAGCTGCGCGCGTACGAACTCCAGGAGCGCGGCCGGGACACCCTCGACGCCAATCTGGAGCTGGGCCTGCCCGCCGACGCCCGCGACTACGCGGCCGGCGCGCGGATCCTCGACGACCTCGGGGTCCGCAGCCTGCGTCTGATGACCAACAACCCGGAGAAGACCGACGCACTGGTCCGGCACGGGCTGCGGGTCCTCGGACGCGAGCCGATGCCCGTACAGGCGGGCGAGCACAACCTCCGCTATCTGCGCACCAAGCGCGACCGGATGGGCCACGACCTGCCCTGGCTCGACCCGGCCGCGGCCACCACCTGCGGCAACCAGTGA